One region of Paralichthys olivaceus isolate ysfri-2021 chromosome 12, ASM2471397v2, whole genome shotgun sequence genomic DNA includes:
- the clic4 gene encoding chloride intracellular channel protein 4 has protein sequence MSLSVPQNGVKADNEPVIELFVKAGSDGESIGNCPFSQRLFMILWLKGVVFNVTTVDLKRKPADLQNLAPGTHPPFITYDGEVKTDVNKIEEFLEDVLCPPKFIKLGARHPESNTAGMDIFAKFSAYIKNSKPDANEALERGLLKTLQKLDEYLRSPLPDEIDHNSIEDIKVSTRKFLDGNEMTLADCNLLPKLHIVKVVAKKYRGFDIPKEMTAIWKYLNIAYTREEFTNTCPSDKEIEIAYGDVAKRLVK, from the exons gCGGGAAGTGATGGAGAAAGCATCGGGAACTGCCCCTTCTCCCAGAGGCTCTTCATGATCCTGTGGCTGAAAGGCGTCGTCTTCAATGTCACCACAGTGGATCTCAAGAG GAAGCCAGCAGACCTGCAGAATCTTGCCCCCGGCACACACCCACCCTTTATCACCTACGACGGCGAGGTCAAAACTGACGTCAACAAGATCGAGGAGTTCCTGGAGGATGTCCTCTGTCCACCCAA gttCATCAAGCTTGGTGCAAGACACCCTGAGTCCAACACAGCTGGTATGGACATCTTTGCCAAGTTTTCAGCTTACATCAAGAACTCAAAGCCAGATGCAAATGAGG CTCTGGAGCGCGGGTTACTGAAGACGCTGCAGAAGCTGGATGAGTACCTCCGATCACCACTGCCCGATGAGATCGACCACAACAGCATCGAAGACATCAAGGTCTCCACCCGCAAGTTCTTGGATGGCAATGAAATGACTCTGGCCGACTGCAACCTTCTGCCTAAGCTGCACATAGTGAAG GTGGTGGCCAAGAAGTACAGAGGCTTCGACATTCCCAAAGAGATGACGGCCATCTGGAAGTACCTGAACATCGCCTACACGCGTGAGGAGTTCACCAACACCTGCCCCAGCGACAAGGAGATCGAGATTGCCTACGGAGACGTAGCCAAGAGGCTGGTTAAATGA